From a single Nostoc edaphicum CCNP1411 genomic region:
- a CDS encoding lipid-A-disaccharide synthase-related protein, protein MPSKRILFISNGHGEDNHTSHVIQTLRQLCPSIEMAAMPIVGEGKAYRSLDIPIIGPTQTMPSGGFFYMKRLYLLKDFQSGLIGLTWRQLQAVLQYAPNCDLIMATGDFVSQTFAYLTKRPFVSFISCLSAIYEGQLRINPLLWHDLNSSRCLTVFTRDSYTASDLQRQGIAKAQFGGIPALDRLVPVGKDLYLKPDVPAIALLPGSRMPEAARNFCLQLQLVVEIAKVMPESGFQFRAALVPNLMEQLDDIAKSQGWQLNQGILTYSPPGSSAEESPLVEVRCYSDAFSDILYYSTLVIGMAGLAVDLAVAIGKPIIQIPGEGPQFTYQFAEAQTRLLGISAQTIGTKPATPEILKQAAKRVVETLQDSDYLAKCKENGPERFGPPGASERIARFLLNSLGET, encoded by the coding sequence ATGCCTTCTAAGCGAATCTTGTTTATCAGTAACGGCCACGGAGAGGACAACCACACCTCTCACGTTATTCAGACCTTGCGCCAATTGTGTCCTTCTATTGAGATGGCGGCAATGCCGATTGTGGGGGAAGGAAAAGCTTACCGCAGCTTGGACATTCCCATTATTGGGCCCACACAAACGATGCCCTCTGGGGGATTCTTTTACATGAAGCGCCTCTATTTGCTCAAAGATTTTCAATCGGGATTGATTGGGTTAACGTGGCGACAGTTACAAGCGGTGTTACAGTATGCTCCCAACTGCGATTTAATTATGGCTACTGGGGATTTTGTCTCCCAGACATTTGCTTACTTAACAAAGCGTCCTTTCGTTTCGTTTATCTCTTGTCTTTCTGCCATCTATGAAGGGCAATTGCGTATCAATCCGCTGCTGTGGCACGATCTGAATTCTTCTCGATGTCTGACAGTTTTTACCAGAGATTCCTATACGGCTTCTGATCTCCAGCGGCAAGGTATAGCTAAAGCTCAGTTTGGTGGTATTCCGGCTTTAGATCGCCTCGTCCCCGTTGGCAAAGACTTGTACCTGAAACCGGACGTTCCTGCGATCGCACTTTTACCAGGATCGCGGATGCCGGAAGCCGCACGAAATTTCTGTTTGCAGTTGCAACTGGTGGTAGAAATTGCCAAGGTGATGCCTGAGTCAGGATTCCAGTTTCGCGCCGCCTTGGTACCAAATTTGATGGAACAATTAGACGACATTGCTAAAAGTCAAGGTTGGCAACTGAATCAAGGCATACTCACCTATTCTCCTCCAGGAAGTTCTGCTGAGGAATCACCGCTTGTAGAAGTGAGATGTTACTCAGATGCCTTCAGTGATATCTTGTATTACTCTACCCTCGTCATTGGCATGGCAGGGTTGGCAGTGGATTTAGCTGTAGCGATCGGCAAACCGATCATCCAGATTCCCGGAGAAGGCCCGCAATTTACTTATCAATTTGCAGAAGCGCAAACGCGGCTGTTGGGTATTTCTGCCCAAACCATCGGCACTAAGCCAGCAACTCCTGAGATTCTCAAGCAAGCAGCGAAACGAGTAGTTGAAACTTTACAAGATTCAGACTACCTGGCTAAGTGCAAAGAAAATGGCCCTGAGCGATTTGGCCCACCCGGCGCATCTGAGAGAATTGCCCGCTTTCTACTAAACTCTCTAGGAGAAACTTGA
- a CDS encoding NupC/NupG family nucleoside CNT transporter — protein sequence MERAISALGILVFIGISYAFSINRRAVRWRIVAWGLGLEFAFALVILKTPWGLTAFKSLGDVVSQFLAFSDVGAKFVFGENFKDHFFAFQVLPTIIFFSAFISVLYYYGILQMVVKVMAWVMMKTMKTSGSESLSCAGNIFLGPTESVLMVKPYVANMTQSELHAVMTGGFATIAGGVLGAYLSFGIPTEHLIAAFFMTAPMSLVVSKLLYPETEVSETLGKAKADVETNYVNVIDAATTGAIDGVKLAVNVGVMIIAFLGLLAALNALLGWLGAFVGLQQLSLQWILSFVMAPVAWLMGVPWADCRQVGALLGTKTILNEFIAFLDLKALIESGKISQRAVTIATYALCNFANIGSIGITIGGIAGIAPNRQHDLARMGVRSMIGGLLAGFITACVAGMLT from the coding sequence ATGGAACGCGCCATCTCTGCGTTGGGAATCTTAGTTTTTATCGGTATATCCTACGCCTTCTCTATTAATCGTCGTGCGGTGCGTTGGCGCATAGTGGCATGGGGTTTGGGATTGGAGTTTGCATTTGCACTAGTGATTCTTAAAACTCCTTGGGGTTTGACTGCGTTTAAATCTTTGGGAGATGTTGTCAGCCAATTTTTAGCATTTTCTGATGTCGGTGCAAAATTTGTCTTTGGAGAAAATTTTAAAGATCATTTCTTTGCTTTTCAAGTGCTGCCGACAATTATCTTTTTCTCTGCTTTCATCAGCGTCTTGTATTACTACGGCATTTTGCAGATGGTGGTAAAGGTGATGGCGTGGGTAATGATGAAGACGATGAAAACATCGGGTTCTGAATCTTTATCCTGTGCAGGTAACATCTTTTTGGGCCCAACAGAATCAGTGTTGATGGTTAAGCCTTATGTAGCCAATATGACGCAATCAGAACTCCATGCCGTGATGACTGGTGGTTTTGCCACAATTGCCGGTGGAGTACTAGGGGCATATCTTTCCTTTGGCATCCCAACAGAACACCTGATTGCTGCTTTCTTTATGACTGCTCCCATGTCATTGGTGGTATCAAAATTACTTTACCCAGAAACAGAAGTTTCAGAGACGCTTGGTAAAGCAAAAGCAGATGTAGAAACGAATTATGTAAATGTGATTGATGCTGCTACTACTGGAGCAATTGACGGTGTGAAGCTAGCAGTTAACGTTGGGGTGATGATTATCGCCTTTTTGGGATTATTGGCTGCTCTCAATGCACTTTTGGGATGGTTGGGAGCATTTGTAGGCTTACAGCAACTCTCATTACAGTGGATTTTGTCTTTTGTTATGGCTCCCGTGGCATGGCTAATGGGCGTACCTTGGGCTGATTGTCGGCAAGTTGGGGCATTATTAGGTACAAAGACAATTTTGAATGAGTTTATTGCTTTTTTAGATTTGAAGGCACTAATTGAGAGTGGTAAAATCTCCCAACGTGCAGTAACTATTGCGACTTATGCCTTATGTAATTTTGCGAATATTGGTTCAATTGGCATTACCATTGGCGGCATTGCCGGGATTGCACCAAATCGCCAGCATGACTTAGCTCGCATGGGTGTAAGGTCAATGATTGGCGGATTGTTAGCGGGTTTTATCACCGCTTGTGTTGCTGGGATGTTAACTTGA
- a CDS encoding ABC transporter ATP-binding protein: MKVRSSYWQLLPYLWPQWPLLIRGLACILGFVLFTLAVPYLAGQVAFYLGQGNVNRIAYWLGLATVVFLVRGLCQYGQNVFMIAAALNMVLNLRKRVYAHLHKLGLDYFETTQTGDLTYRLTEDIDRVGEIVDKLSHQFLSNFLQLIAIPIYMLYLNWPLTLAGLILAPLMAWLIGQFGQRLLVLSRQSQNQVSNLSAMLTEVFSGIRVVQAFAAQEYEVKRFNKEAEINRQAKYRALQLKSIQFPVVGFLEAVSIMLLFLLGGWQISQNQLTAQGFISFLAAVALLIQPIDLMISNYNEYKQTEASVERIFELMAKEPSISEKSNAQAMPRVMGKVEYRHVDFAYNPDQPVLKDLCLNASPGDVIALVGSSGAGKSTLINLLLRFYDPQKGQILVDDIDIRDVTLTSLRHQIGIVPQDVTLFSGTIAENIGYGQEKLDISAIQEAAKIANAHSFITQFSQGYHTWVGERGVNLSGGQRQRLAIARAVANDPRILILDEATSALDSESEALVQEALERVMQNRTVFIIAHRLSSVRRADCILVIEQGQVVEAGTHSSLLSQEGRYARFYAQQLYTDE; the protein is encoded by the coding sequence ATGAAAGTCCGCTCTAGTTACTGGCAACTGTTGCCTTATCTCTGGCCCCAATGGCCGCTGTTAATTCGGGGATTGGCTTGTATTCTAGGATTTGTGTTATTCACCCTAGCAGTGCCCTATTTAGCAGGTCAGGTCGCTTTTTATCTTGGCCAGGGAAATGTTAACCGGATTGCCTACTGGCTCGGACTAGCCACTGTGGTATTTTTGGTTCGAGGGCTTTGTCAATACGGGCAGAATGTCTTTATGATCGCTGCTGCCCTGAACATGGTTTTAAACTTGCGTAAGCGGGTTTATGCTCACCTGCACAAACTTGGATTAGATTACTTTGAAACCACACAGACAGGAGACTTGACTTATCGTCTGACAGAAGATATCGATCGCGTCGGCGAGATTGTAGACAAGTTATCCCATCAGTTTCTTTCCAATTTTTTGCAGTTAATTGCAATTCCCATTTACATGCTCTACCTGAATTGGCCGCTCACTCTTGCGGGTTTGATTTTGGCTCCTTTAATGGCTTGGTTGATCGGGCAATTTGGTCAGCGATTACTCGTACTATCTCGCCAGAGCCAAAATCAGGTTTCCAATTTGTCGGCAATGCTAACTGAAGTATTTAGCGGGATTCGCGTCGTTCAAGCTTTTGCAGCCCAAGAATATGAGGTGAAGCGATTCAATAAAGAAGCAGAAATCAATCGCCAAGCTAAGTATCGCGCTCTACAACTCAAATCTATTCAGTTTCCCGTTGTTGGTTTTTTGGAAGCAGTTAGTATTATGCTGCTGTTTTTATTGGGAGGATGGCAGATTTCTCAGAATCAGCTGACTGCTCAAGGGTTTATCAGTTTCTTGGCTGCTGTGGCTTTACTGATTCAGCCAATCGACCTGATGATTAGCAATTACAACGAGTACAAACAGACTGAAGCTTCTGTTGAACGCATCTTTGAACTGATGGCGAAGGAGCCTAGTATCAGCGAAAAATCAAATGCTCAGGCAATGCCAAGAGTTATGGGCAAGGTAGAGTATCGTCATGTCGATTTCGCCTACAATCCCGATCAGCCAGTTCTTAAGGATCTCTGCCTGAACGCTTCTCCTGGTGATGTCATTGCCTTGGTTGGTTCTTCTGGAGCAGGTAAATCGACGTTAATTAACCTTTTACTTCGCTTTTATGACCCTCAGAAAGGTCAAATTCTGGTTGATGATATTGATATCCGTGATGTCACACTTACCAGCTTGCGCCATCAAATTGGCATTGTTCCCCAAGATGTTACTCTTTTTTCGGGAACGATCGCTGAAAATATCGGTTACGGTCAGGAAAAATTAGATATATCAGCGATTCAAGAAGCAGCCAAGATTGCCAATGCTCACTCCTTTATCACCCAGTTTTCCCAGGGTTATCATACCTGGGTGGGAGAGCGGGGAGTTAACCTATCAGGAGGACAACGCCAAAGATTAGCGATCGCTAGAGCAGTTGCCAACGATCCTCGAATTCTCATCCTCGATGAAGCCACCTCTGCCCTCGATTCTGAATCAGAAGCACTAGTTCAAGAAGCACTAGAACGAGTGATGCAAAACCGTACCGTGTTTATTATCGCCCATCGCTTGAGCAGTGTTCGTCGGGCTGACTGCATTCTCGTAATCGAACAAGGACAGGTGGTTGAAGCTGGTACCCACTCCTCACTCCTGTCTCAGGAAGGACGGTATGCCCGTTTTTACGCCCAACAACTATACACTGATGAATGA